In one Streptomyces venezuelae genomic region, the following are encoded:
- a CDS encoding gamma-glutamyl-gamma-aminobutyrate hydrolase family protein, whose protein sequence is MTGGPLIGVSTYLESSVSWGVWQLPAAVLPSGYPRLVRAAGGLTAMLPPDDPAHAAAIVARLDGVVVAGGPDVAPERYGAAREERTGPPAPERDAWELALIEAALSSDTPLLGICRGMQLMNVALGGTLIQHMDGHVEGIGVFGTHTVKPVPGTLYESIAPDAATDVPTYHHQAVDRLGRDLVVSAYAEDGTVEAVELPHPAWALGVQWHPEMGEDTRVMAALVRAAS, encoded by the coding sequence GTGACCGGCGGACCGCTGATCGGGGTCAGCACCTACCTGGAGTCCTCGGTGAGCTGGGGTGTCTGGCAGCTGCCCGCGGCCGTGCTGCCGTCCGGGTATCCGCGTCTCGTACGAGCGGCGGGCGGCCTCACCGCGATGCTGCCGCCGGACGACCCCGCGCACGCCGCCGCGATCGTCGCCCGGCTGGACGGCGTGGTCGTCGCGGGCGGCCCCGACGTGGCCCCCGAACGGTACGGCGCGGCCCGCGAGGAACGCACGGGACCGCCCGCACCGGAGCGGGACGCGTGGGAACTCGCCCTGATCGAGGCGGCCTTGTCCTCCGATACCCCCCTGCTCGGCATCTGCCGGGGCATGCAGCTCATGAACGTGGCACTGGGCGGGACGCTGATCCAGCACATGGACGGACACGTCGAGGGCATCGGCGTGTTCGGCACGCACACGGTGAAGCCGGTTCCCGGCACGCTCTACGAGTCGATCGCGCCGGACGCGGCCACGGACGTCCCGACCTACCACCACCAGGCGGTGGACCGCCTGGGCAGGGACCTGGTGGTGTCGGCGTACGCGGAGGACGGCACGGTCGAAGCCGTCGAACTCCCCCACCCGGCCTGGGCGCTCGGCGTGCAGTGGCACCCGGAGATGGGCGAGGACACCCGCGTCATGGCAGCGCTGGTCCGAGCCGCTTCCTGA
- a CDS encoding TDT family transporter: MVTTAHPAASSGASPTATTATRALAFRHLGPNWYASVMGTAIIANAGATLPYRFPGLRTGCTIVWALSFLMLAVLLTARAAHWIHHRDQARTHLLDPTVAPFYGCLSMALLAVGGGTLIVGRDWIGTTAAVAVDTVLFTVGTLIGLAAAVAIPYLMVVRHRIAADQASPVWLLPVVAPMVSAAVGPLLIPHLPAGQAQQTMLYACFAMFGLSLLATLVMLPVIFARLVTAGPLPLALTPTLFLVLGPLGQSTTAANKFADFAPHVVTAPLDRGFLVFAVLYGVPVMGFALMWLALAGAMVVRARRRGMGFAMTWWAFTFPVGTCVTGAEGLGKHTGLVAFDWLATALFVFLVTAVAVALTHTLRGVISGRLLAAPR; the protein is encoded by the coding sequence ATGGTCACCACCGCACATCCCGCCGCATCCTCGGGCGCCTCCCCCACGGCCACCACGGCCACCCGCGCCCTCGCGTTCCGCCACCTCGGACCGAACTGGTACGCCTCCGTCATGGGCACCGCCATCATCGCCAACGCGGGCGCGACGCTGCCGTACCGGTTCCCGGGGCTCCGCACGGGCTGCACGATCGTGTGGGCGCTGTCCTTCCTGATGCTCGCCGTCCTGCTCACCGCCCGCGCCGCGCACTGGATCCACCATCGCGACCAGGCCCGCACCCACCTCCTGGACCCGACCGTCGCCCCGTTCTACGGCTGCCTGTCGATGGCGCTGCTCGCGGTCGGCGGCGGCACCCTGATCGTCGGCAGGGACTGGATCGGCACGACCGCGGCCGTCGCCGTCGACACCGTCCTGTTCACCGTCGGCACGCTCATCGGCCTCGCCGCCGCCGTCGCCATCCCCTACCTGATGGTGGTCCGCCACCGCATAGCCGCCGACCAGGCCTCGCCCGTATGGCTGCTGCCCGTGGTGGCCCCCATGGTGTCGGCGGCCGTCGGCCCGCTGCTCATCCCGCACCTGCCCGCGGGCCAGGCACAGCAGACGATGCTGTACGCCTGTTTCGCGATGTTCGGCCTGAGCCTGCTCGCCACCCTGGTGATGCTGCCGGTGATCTTCGCCCGCCTGGTGACCGCGGGCCCGCTGCCCCTGGCCCTCACCCCCACCCTGTTCCTGGTGCTCGGCCCACTGGGCCAGTCGACGACCGCCGCCAACAAGTTCGCCGACTTCGCCCCGCACGTCGTGACCGCCCCCCTCGACCGCGGTTTCCTCGTCTTCGCCGTGCTCTACGGCGTCCCCGTCATGGGCTTCGCCCTGATGTGGCTGGCGCTGGCCGGGGCGATGGTGGTGCGCGCACGGCGCCGCGGCATGGGTTTCGCGATGACCTGGTGGGCGTTCACGTTCCCCGTCGGCACGTGCGTGACCGGCGCGGAGGGCCTGGGCAAGCACACGGGCCTGGTCGCCTTCGACTGGCTCGCGACCGCCCTGTTCGTGTTCCTCGTGACCGCCGTGGCGGTGGCCCTGACCCACACGCTGAGGGGTGTCATCAGCGGACGACTGCTCGCAGCGCCTCGCTGA
- a CDS encoding glutamine synthetase family protein, translating to MADRTPPLAVEELKALVASGEIDTVVLAFPDMQGRLQGKRFAARFFLEEVLEHGTEGCNYLLAVDADMNTVGGYAMSSWDRGYGDFAMHADLSTLRRVPWNEGTAMLIADLAWNDSSPVVAAPRQILRRQLERLAELGYTAHVGTELEFIVFKDTYEQAWDAGYKDLTPANQYNIDYSVLGTGRIEPLLRRIRNDMAAAGLTVESAKGECNPGQHEIVFKYDEALVTCDQHAIYKTGAKEIAAQEGVSLTFMAKFNEREGNSCHIHLSLQDADGTNVMAGSADDPGSMSPVMRHFLAGQLAALRDFSLLYAPNINSYKRFQPGTFAPTAAAWGYDNRTCALRVVGHGRSMRFENRLPGGDVNPHLAVAALVAAGLYGMEHKLELPEECTGNAYTGEYEHVPTTLREAAELWENSPVAKAAFGDEVVAHYRNMARVELQAFDSAVTDWELRRSFERM from the coding sequence GTGGCAGACCGCACACCCCCGCTGGCCGTCGAGGAGCTCAAGGCCCTCGTCGCGAGCGGCGAGATCGACACTGTCGTCCTGGCCTTCCCCGATATGCAGGGGCGGCTCCAGGGCAAGCGGTTCGCCGCCCGCTTCTTCCTCGAAGAGGTCCTCGAACACGGCACGGAGGGCTGCAACTACCTCCTCGCCGTCGACGCCGACATGAACACCGTCGGGGGCTACGCGATGTCCTCCTGGGACCGCGGCTACGGCGACTTCGCCATGCACGCCGACCTCTCCACCCTGCGCCGGGTCCCCTGGAACGAGGGCACCGCGATGCTGATCGCGGACCTCGCCTGGAACGACTCCTCGCCCGTGGTCGCCGCGCCCCGCCAGATCCTGCGCCGCCAGCTGGAGCGCCTCGCGGAGCTCGGCTACACCGCGCACGTCGGCACGGAGCTCGAATTCATCGTCTTCAAGGACACCTACGAACAGGCCTGGGACGCCGGTTACAAGGACCTCACGCCCGCCAACCAGTACAACATCGACTACTCCGTCCTCGGCACCGGCCGCATCGAACCCCTCCTGCGCCGCATCCGCAACGACATGGCGGCCGCCGGGCTCACCGTCGAGTCGGCCAAGGGCGAGTGCAACCCCGGCCAGCACGAGATCGTGTTCAAGTACGACGAGGCCCTCGTCACCTGCGACCAGCACGCCATCTACAAGACCGGCGCCAAGGAGATCGCGGCCCAGGAAGGTGTCTCCCTCACCTTCATGGCCAAGTTCAACGAGCGCGAGGGCAACTCCTGCCACATCCACCTCTCGCTCCAGGACGCCGACGGCACCAACGTCATGGCGGGCTCCGCGGACGACCCCGGCAGCATGTCGCCCGTCATGCGGCACTTCCTCGCGGGCCAGCTCGCCGCACTCCGCGACTTCTCCCTCCTCTACGCGCCCAACATCAACTCCTACAAGCGGTTCCAGCCCGGCACGTTCGCGCCGACCGCCGCCGCCTGGGGGTACGACAACCGCACCTGCGCGCTCCGCGTCGTCGGCCACGGCCGCTCCATGCGGTTCGAGAACCGGCTGCCCGGCGGAGACGTCAACCCGCACCTCGCCGTCGCGGCCCTCGTCGCCGCGGGCCTGTACGGGATGGAGCACAAGCTCGAACTGCCCGAGGAGTGCACGGGCAACGCCTACACCGGCGAGTACGAGCACGTCCCCACCACCCTGCGCGAGGCCGCCGAGCTCTGGGAGAACAGCCCCGTCGCCAAGGCCGCCTTCGGCGACGAGGTCGTCGCGCACTACCGCAACATGGCGCGGGTCGAGCTGCAGGCCTTCGACTCCGCGGTGACCGACTGGGAGCTCCGCCGCTCCTTCGAACGCATGTGA
- a CDS encoding DNA-binding protein yields MTNPARPEAADPFTPPHPDEARARRAYASLMRIAERHAADDDQRKRQVHPAVLGPHEAVRIVSFLLSGAAKPVDGEPDVDHADITAALTLLPMARGEMDELETGLLQMARGRGMTWPEIAFGLGLGTPQAARQRYERLVSRTAAEGE; encoded by the coding sequence ATGACGAACCCCGCGCGCCCCGAAGCCGCCGACCCCTTCACGCCCCCGCACCCGGACGAGGCCCGCGCGCGGCGTGCGTACGCCTCGCTCATGCGCATCGCCGAGCGCCACGCGGCCGACGACGACCAGCGCAAGCGGCAGGTCCACCCCGCCGTCCTCGGCCCGCACGAAGCGGTCCGGATCGTGTCGTTCCTGCTCAGCGGCGCCGCGAAGCCGGTGGACGGCGAACCGGACGTGGACCACGCCGACATCACCGCGGCCCTCACCCTCCTCCCGATGGCCCGCGGCGAGATGGACGAACTGGAGACCGGCCTCCTGCAGATGGCCCGCGGCCGCGGCATGACCTGGCCTGAGATCGCCTTCGGCCTCGGCCTCGGCACCCCCCAGGCGGCCCGCCAGCGGTACGAGCGCCTGGTGTCGCGCACGGCGGCGGAGGGAGAGTAG
- a CDS encoding phosphotransferase, which yields MLPTAPPATGVRAPWERLPAHVRGELEAALGAPVVGAVTQRGGFSPGVAARVRLGDGRRAFVKAVSAEANPGSPKLHRAEARHSAVLPDHVPAPRLLASYDDGVWVALAFEEIEGRQPHVPWRADELGLVLDAVTELSYALTPSPIEARSVVDTERESFRGWERLIEAEAEGEVGGGADERLDPWVRRNLRALADLAAPWTEAAAGDTLAHADLRADNMLLTPEGRVVFVDWPHAVRAAPWGDLLFMLPCVRAQGGPDPEDVFTAHPLGRDADPGGVTATLAAFASYLVRGSLKPDPPGLPTLRAFQAAQGAAAVAWLRKRLGPALP from the coding sequence GTGCTCCCCACCGCACCGCCGGCCACCGGCGTCCGCGCCCCGTGGGAGCGACTGCCCGCGCACGTACGGGGAGAGCTGGAAGCGGCGCTCGGCGCTCCCGTGGTCGGGGCGGTCACCCAGCGCGGCGGTTTCTCGCCCGGCGTCGCGGCACGCGTGCGGCTCGGCGACGGGCGGCGCGCCTTCGTGAAGGCGGTCAGCGCCGAAGCCAACCCCGGCAGCCCGAAGCTGCACCGCGCGGAGGCCCGGCACTCCGCCGTCCTGCCGGACCACGTGCCCGCGCCCCGTCTCCTCGCGTCCTACGACGACGGGGTCTGGGTCGCCCTCGCGTTCGAGGAGATCGAGGGCCGCCAGCCCCACGTCCCCTGGCGTGCCGACGAGCTCGGCCTCGTGCTCGACGCGGTGACGGAACTGTCGTACGCGCTGACGCCCTCACCCATCGAGGCACGGTCGGTCGTGGACACGGAGCGGGAGAGCTTCCGCGGGTGGGAGCGGCTGATCGAGGCAGAGGCAGAAGGCGAAGTCGGGGGCGGGGCCGATGAGCGGCTCGATCCGTGGGTGCGCCGGAACCTCCGCGCGCTCGCCGACCTCGCCGCCCCCTGGACCGAGGCCGCCGCCGGGGACACCCTCGCCCACGCCGACCTGCGCGCCGACAACATGCTGCTCACCCCCGAGGGGCGCGTCGTCTTCGTCGACTGGCCGCACGCCGTGCGCGCCGCCCCCTGGGGCGACCTGCTCTTCATGCTGCCGTGCGTGCGGGCGCAGGGCGGACCCGACCCGGAGGACGTGTTCACCGCCCACCCCTTGGGGCGCGACGCGGATCCGGGAGGGGTGACCGCCACGCTCGCCGCCTTCGCGAGCTATCTCGTACGGGGGTCTCTGAAGCCCGACCCGCCGGGACTGCCGACCCTGCGGGCCTTCCAGGCCGCACAGGGCGCGGCCGCCGTCGCCTGGCTCAGGAAGCGGCTCGGACCAGCGCTGCCATGA
- a CDS encoding 3-oxoacyl-ACP reductase, producing MTENICRRLVGRTAVITGAGSGIGLATARRLASEGANVVCGDIDETAGKAVAEEVGGTFVKVDVTDAEQVEALFKTAFDTYGSVDIAFNNAGISPPDDDSILDTGLEAWKRVQDVNLTSVYLCCKAAIPYMRRQGKGSIINTASFVARMGAATSQISYTASKGGVLAMSRELGVQFAREGIRVNALCPGPVNTPLLQELFAKDPERAARRLVHIPVGRFAEAEEMASAVAFLASDDSSFVNATDFLVDGGLTGAYVTPL from the coding sequence ATGACAGAAAACATCTGCCGCCGCCTCGTGGGCCGTACCGCCGTCATCACCGGCGCCGGCAGCGGCATCGGCCTCGCCACCGCGCGCCGCCTCGCCTCCGAGGGCGCCAACGTCGTCTGCGGCGACATCGACGAGACCGCGGGCAAGGCCGTCGCCGAGGAGGTCGGCGGGACCTTCGTGAAGGTCGACGTCACCGACGCCGAGCAGGTCGAGGCGCTCTTCAAGACGGCCTTCGACACGTACGGCTCCGTCGACATCGCGTTCAACAACGCGGGCATCTCGCCGCCCGACGACGACTCCATCCTCGACACCGGCCTGGAGGCCTGGAAGCGCGTCCAGGACGTCAACCTCACCTCCGTGTACCTGTGCTGCAAGGCCGCCATCCCCTACATGCGGCGCCAGGGCAAGGGCTCCATCATCAACACCGCCTCGTTCGTGGCCCGCATGGGCGCGGCGACGTCGCAGATCTCCTACACCGCGTCCAAGGGCGGCGTCCTCGCCATGTCCCGCGAACTCGGCGTGCAGTTCGCCCGCGAGGGCATCCGCGTCAACGCGCTCTGCCCGGGCCCGGTCAACACCCCGCTCCTCCAGGAACTGTTCGCCAAGGACCCCGAGCGGGCCGCCCGCCGCCTCGTGCACATTCCCGTGGGCCGCTTCGCCGAGGCCGAGGAGATGGCCTCCGCGGTGGCGTTCCTCGCCAGCGACGACTCCTCGTTCGTGAACGCGACGGACTTCCTCGTCGACGGCGGGCTCACGGGGGCGTACGTCACACCGCTGTAG
- a CDS encoding LysR family transcriptional regulator gives MSTSPASPEPSTAPEASLAHRVPDLGALQLLLAVARLGSLGRAARELGITQPAASSRVRAMERQLGVALVDRSPRGSRLTDAGALVTDWAGRIVEAAEAFDAGAQALRVRRDSRLRVAASMTIAEYLLPGWLIALRTQRPDTAVSLLAGNSAAVASRLLAGEADLGFVEGLTVPGGLDDVVIAHDRLVVVTAPGHPWARRRKPLAADELAATPLILREEGSGTRQVLDAALGGLARPLIELSSTTAVKASAVSGAGPSVLSELAVGEELAARRLVEIPVAEVRLRRELRAVWPTGHRPAGPGRDLLSLTRTKQTNRSQ, from the coding sequence ATGAGTACGTCCCCTGCGTCCCCCGAGCCGTCCACCGCCCCAGAGGCATCACTCGCGCACCGCGTGCCCGACCTCGGGGCGCTCCAGTTGCTGCTGGCCGTCGCCAGGCTCGGCAGTCTGGGGCGTGCGGCGCGGGAGCTCGGCATCACCCAGCCCGCCGCCAGCAGCCGGGTGCGTGCCATGGAGCGGCAGCTCGGCGTCGCCCTCGTCGACCGGTCGCCGCGCGGGTCCCGGCTCACGGACGCGGGCGCGCTGGTCACGGACTGGGCGGGGCGGATCGTGGAGGCGGCGGAGGCGTTCGACGCGGGGGCGCAGGCGCTGCGCGTGCGGCGGGACTCGCGGCTGCGGGTGGCGGCCAGCATGACGATCGCCGAGTATCTGCTGCCGGGCTGGCTGATCGCCCTGCGCACGCAGCGTCCGGACACGGCGGTGTCGCTGCTCGCGGGGAACTCCGCGGCCGTCGCGTCCCGGCTGCTCGCCGGCGAGGCGGACCTCGGCTTCGTCGAGGGGCTCACCGTGCCGGGCGGCCTCGACGACGTGGTCATCGCCCACGACCGCCTGGTCGTCGTGACGGCGCCGGGGCACCCGTGGGCCCGGCGCAGGAAGCCGTTGGCCGCGGACGAGCTGGCGGCGACGCCGCTGATCCTGCGCGAGGAGGGCTCGGGCACGCGCCAGGTCCTGGACGCTGCGCTCGGCGGGCTCGCCCGCCCGCTGATCGAGCTGTCGTCGACGACCGCGGTGAAGGCGTCCGCGGTGAGCGGCGCGGGGCCCTCGGTCCTGAGCGAGCTCGCGGTGGGGGAGGAGCTGGCGGCCCGGCGCCTGGTGGAGATCCCCGTGGCGGAGGTGCGGCTGCGCAGGGAACTCCGGGCGGTGTGGCCGACGGGCCACCGGCCTGCGGGCCCGGGACGCGACCTGCTGTCCCTGACCCGCACGAAGCAAACAAACCGTTCACAATAA
- a CDS encoding aldehyde dehydrogenase family protein, translating to MLQVLNPATEEVVASVPAATASDVDAAVARATRAQEKWAATAPADRARLLRRFATTVDAHIEELARLEVREAGHLIGNARWEAGNVRDLLDYAAGGAERLNGRQIPVAGGLNVTVLEPLGVVGVIAPWNFPMPIAAWGTAPALAAGNAVILKPAETTPLTALRLAELALEAGLPEDLFQVLPGTGTEAGNALVEHPGVAKIVFTGSTRVGKRIMARCADRVKRLTLELGGKSPNIVFADADVEAAALATPMSYLDNSGQDCCARTRVLVQRSVYDRFLEVVAPAVESIVVGDPSDEKTQMGPLISKVQLDRVHSYVTPGDGIHGTAPEGPGFWFPPTLLTDVDPDSPVATEEVFGPVAVVIPFDDEADAVRLANATDHGLSGSVWTRDVGRALRVSGAVRAGNLSVNSHSSVRYWTPFGGYKQSGLGRELGPDALTAFTETKNVFISTEA from the coding sequence TTGCTGCAGGTACTCAACCCGGCGACCGAAGAGGTCGTCGCGTCCGTCCCGGCCGCCACCGCGTCCGACGTCGACGCCGCCGTCGCACGCGCCACCAGGGCCCAGGAGAAGTGGGCGGCCACCGCCCCCGCCGACCGCGCGCGCCTCCTGCGCCGCTTCGCCACCACCGTCGACGCACACATCGAGGAACTCGCCCGGTTGGAGGTCCGCGAAGCGGGCCACCTCATCGGCAACGCCCGCTGGGAAGCCGGCAACGTCCGCGACCTGCTCGACTACGCCGCCGGGGGAGCGGAGCGCCTCAACGGCCGCCAGATCCCCGTCGCGGGCGGCCTGAACGTCACCGTCCTCGAACCCCTCGGCGTCGTCGGCGTCATCGCCCCCTGGAACTTCCCGATGCCGATCGCCGCGTGGGGCACCGCCCCCGCCCTCGCGGCGGGCAACGCGGTCATCCTCAAACCCGCCGAGACCACCCCGCTCACCGCGCTCCGCCTCGCCGAACTCGCCCTCGAAGCAGGCCTGCCCGAAGACCTCTTCCAGGTCCTGCCCGGCACCGGCACGGAAGCGGGCAACGCGCTTGTCGAGCACCCCGGCGTCGCCAAGATCGTGTTCACCGGCTCCACCCGCGTCGGCAAGCGGATCATGGCCCGGTGCGCCGACCGCGTGAAGCGCCTGACCCTCGAACTCGGCGGCAAGAGCCCCAACATCGTCTTCGCCGACGCCGACGTGGAAGCCGCGGCACTGGCCACCCCCATGTCGTACCTGGACAACTCGGGCCAGGACTGCTGCGCCCGCACCCGCGTCCTCGTCCAGCGCTCGGTGTACGACCGGTTCCTGGAGGTCGTCGCGCCCGCGGTGGAGTCGATCGTCGTGGGCGACCCGTCCGACGAGAAGACGCAGATGGGCCCGCTGATCTCCAAGGTCCAGCTGGACCGCGTCCACTCCTACGTCACCCCCGGAGACGGCATCCACGGGACGGCGCCCGAGGGCCCCGGCTTCTGGTTCCCGCCGACGCTGCTCACCGACGTCGACCCGGACTCGCCGGTGGCCACGGAAGAGGTCTTCGGTCCCGTCGCCGTCGTCATCCCCTTCGACGACGAGGCCGACGCCGTCCGCCTCGCCAACGCCACCGACCACGGCCTGTCCGGCTCCGTCTGGACGCGTGACGTCGGCCGCGCCCTGCGCGTGTCCGGGGCGGTCAGGGCAGGCAACCTGTCCGTCAACTCGCACTCCAGCGTGCGCTATTGGACGCCGTTCGGGGGCTACAAGCAGTCCGGACTCGGCCGCGAACTCGGCCCCGACGCGCTCACCGCATTCACCGAGACCAAGAACGTCTTCATCAGCACGGAGGCCTGA
- a CDS encoding FadR/GntR family transcriptional regulator, with protein sequence MSHPEEGTAASAPDDERLTAVLRPVRAGNGFEEALEQILQVVRLGLVPGGERLPSERELADRLGISRVTLREVLKVLQDQGLVESRRGRYGGTFVRPRPEAPGEDELRRRIKDVDVEDALRFREVMEVGAAGLCAAHGLTDEQADRLRTALTRTHDAPLAEYRRQDTLLHLTLAELCGSPTLTAQYAAVRATVNDLLDCIPLLVRNLEHSQRQHTALVEAVLDGDADGAREMMREHCSGTAALLRGFLT encoded by the coding sequence ATGTCGCACCCGGAAGAGGGCACGGCGGCGTCCGCGCCGGACGACGAGCGCCTGACGGCGGTGCTGCGCCCGGTGCGGGCGGGCAACGGCTTCGAGGAGGCCCTGGAGCAGATCCTCCAGGTCGTCCGGCTCGGCCTGGTGCCCGGCGGGGAACGCCTGCCGTCGGAGCGGGAACTCGCCGACCGCCTCGGCATCAGCAGGGTCACGCTGCGCGAGGTCCTGAAGGTGCTGCAGGACCAGGGCCTGGTCGAGTCGCGTCGCGGGCGGTACGGCGGCACGTTCGTGCGGCCGCGTCCCGAGGCGCCCGGCGAGGACGAGCTGCGGCGCCGCATCAAGGACGTCGACGTCGAGGACGCGCTGCGCTTCCGCGAGGTCATGGAGGTCGGCGCGGCCGGGCTGTGCGCGGCACACGGCCTGACCGACGAGCAGGCGGACCGGCTGCGCACGGCGCTGACCCGGACGCACGACGCGCCCCTCGCGGAGTACCGGCGCCAGGACACCCTGCTGCACCTCACGCTCGCCGAGCTGTGCGGGTCGCCGACGCTCACCGCGCAGTACGCGGCGGTCCGCGCGACCGTCAACGACCTCCTGGACTGCATCCCGCTGCTCGTGCGGAACCTGGAGCACTCGCAGCGGCAGCACACGGCGCTCGTGGAGGCGGTGCTGGACGGGGACGCGGACGGCGCGCGGGAAATGATGCGGGAGCACTGCTCGGGGACGGCGGCGCTGCTGCGGGGGTTCTTGACGTGA
- the eat gene encoding ethanolamine permease, with amino-acid sequence MTMDPTPPNPAPAEPADDYLERRTLRRGSAGWLLLTGLGVAYVVSGDYSGWNFGLAEGGFGGLGIAMALMGVMYACMVFSLAELSSVLPTAGGGYGFARRALGPWGGFLTGTAILIEYILAPAAISIFIGDYVESLGLFGLTSGWPVYLACFVIFIGIHLWGVGEALRFSFVVTGIAVAALLIFAVGAFMDFDASKLNDIPVEADAFGANSWLPMGLLGIWAAFPFGMWFFLGVEGVPLAAEETKDPAHTLPRAIRWSMAILVVLALLTFFASSGARGANAIQDAGNPLVEALQPDGDATALSRIVNYAGLAGLVASFFSLIYAGSRQLFALSRAGYLPRFLSLTSSRKAPYLGLLVPGAIGFGLAAATGDGARMLNVAVFGATISYALMSLSHIVLRRREPTLERPYRTPGGILTSSVALVLACAALVATFLVDVTAALIALGVYVVALAYFGVYSRKHLVARAPEEEFAALAAAEAELERN; translated from the coding sequence ATGACGATGGACCCCACCCCACCGAACCCGGCCCCGGCCGAGCCCGCGGACGACTATCTGGAACGCAGGACGCTGCGCAGGGGCAGCGCGGGCTGGCTGCTGCTCACCGGCCTCGGCGTCGCCTACGTCGTCTCCGGCGACTACTCGGGATGGAACTTCGGCCTCGCGGAGGGCGGCTTCGGCGGACTCGGCATCGCCATGGCGCTCATGGGCGTGATGTACGCGTGCATGGTCTTCTCGCTCGCCGAGCTCTCGTCCGTCCTGCCGACGGCGGGCGGCGGCTACGGCTTCGCGCGGCGGGCGCTCGGCCCGTGGGGCGGCTTCCTGACCGGTACGGCGATCCTCATCGAGTACATCCTGGCGCCGGCCGCGATCTCCATCTTCATCGGCGACTACGTCGAGTCGCTCGGCCTCTTCGGCCTCACGTCCGGCTGGCCCGTCTACCTCGCCTGCTTCGTGATCTTCATCGGCATCCATCTGTGGGGCGTCGGCGAGGCGCTGCGGTTCAGCTTCGTCGTCACCGGCATCGCGGTGGCCGCGCTGCTGATCTTCGCGGTCGGCGCGTTCATGGACTTCGACGCCTCCAAGCTGAACGACATCCCCGTGGAGGCGGACGCCTTCGGCGCCAACTCATGGCTGCCGATGGGCCTGTTGGGCATCTGGGCGGCGTTCCCGTTCGGCATGTGGTTCTTCCTGGGCGTGGAGGGCGTACCGCTGGCCGCCGAGGAGACCAAGGACCCGGCGCACACCCTGCCCCGCGCGATCCGCTGGTCGATGGCCATCCTCGTCGTCCTCGCGCTCCTCACCTTCTTCGCCTCGTCCGGCGCGCGGGGCGCGAACGCGATCCAGGACGCGGGCAATCCCCTGGTGGAGGCGTTGCAGCCGGACGGCGATGCGACCGCGCTCAGCCGCATCGTCAACTACGCGGGCCTCGCAGGTTTGGTCGCCTCCTTCTTCTCCCTCATCTACGCGGGCTCGCGCCAGCTCTTCGCGCTCTCCCGCGCCGGCTACCTGCCCCGCTTCCTCTCGCTCACGAGCAGCCGCAAGGCTCCCTACCTGGGCTTGCTCGTCCCGGGCGCCATCGGCTTCGGCCTGGCCGCGGCGACGGGCGACGGCGCCCGGATGCTGAACGTCGCGGTGTTCGGCGCGACCATCTCGTACGCCCTGATGTCCCTGTCGCACATCGTGCTGCGCCGCCGCGAGCCGACCCTCGAACGCCCCTACCGCACCCCCGGCGGCATCCTCACCTCGTCCGTGGCACTGGTCCTCGCCTGCGCGGCGCTGGTCGCGACGTTCCTGGTGGACGTGACGGCGGCGCTCATCGCGCTCGGGGTGTACGTGGTCGCCCTCGCCTACTTCGGCGTCTACAGCCGCAAGCACCTGGTGGCGCGCGCACCGGAGGAGGAGTTCGCGGCGCTTGCGGCGGCCGAGGCAGAGTTGGAACGCAACTGA